A stretch of Perognathus longimembris pacificus isolate PPM17 chromosome 1, ASM2315922v1, whole genome shotgun sequence DNA encodes these proteins:
- the Ddx17 gene encoding probable ATP-dependent RNA helicase DDX17, with protein sequence MRGGGFGDRDRDRDRGGFGARGGGGLPPKKFGNPGERLRKKKWDLSELPKFEKNFYVEHPEVARLTPYEVDELRRKKEITVRGGDVCPKPVFAFHHANFPQYVMDVLMDQHFTEPTPIQCQGFPLALSGRDMVGIAQTGSGKTLAYLLPAIVHINHQPYLERGDGPICLVLAPTRELAQQVQQVADDYGKCSRLKSTCIYGGAPKGPQIRDLERGVEICIATPGRLIDFLESGKTNLRRCTYLVLDEADRMLDMGFEPQIRKIVDQIRPDRQTLMWSATWPKEVRQLAEDFLRDYTQINVGNLELSANHNILQIVDVCMESEKDHKLIQLMEEIMAEKENKTIIFVETKRRCDDLTRRMRRDGWPAMCIHGDKSQPERDWVLNEFRSGKAPILIATDVASRGLDVEDVKFVINYDYPNSSEDYVHRIGRTARSTNKGTAYTFFTPGNLKQARELIKVLEEANQAINPKLMQLVDHRGGGGGGGGRSRYRTTSSANNPNLMYQDECDRRLRGVKDGGRRDSASYRDRSETDRASYANGSGYGSPNSAFGAQAGQYTYSQGTYGAAAYGTSGYTAQEYGAGTYGASSTTSAGRSSQSSSQQFSAIGRSGQQPQPLMSQQFAQPPGATNMIGYMGQTAYQYPPPPPPPPPSRK encoded by the exons ATGCGCGGAGGCGGCTTCGGGGACCGGGACCGAGACCGGGATCGTGGCGG ATTTGGAGCAAGAGGTGGTGGTGGCCTCCCCCCGAAGAAATTCGGTAACCCTGGGGAACGCTTACGTAAGAAGAAGTGGGATCTGAGTGAGCTTCCCAAGTTTGAGAAGAACTTCTATGTAGAACACCCTGAAGTGGCAAGGCTCACTCCG tatgaAGTTGATGAGCTACGACGAAAGAAAGAGATTACAGTGAGAGGGGGAGATGTCTGCCCTAAACCTGTCTTTGCCTTTCATCATGCTAATTTCCCAC AATATGTGATGGATGTGTTGATGGATCAGCACTTCACAGAACCTACTCCGATCCAGTGCCAGGGATTCCCATTGGCTCTCAGTGGCCGGGATATGGTGGGCATTGCCCAGACGGGCTCTGGCAAGACATTGGCG tATTTGCTCCCTGCAATTGTTCATATTAACCACCAGCCATACTTGGAAAGAGGAGATGGCCCAATT TGTCTGGTGCTGGCTCCCACCCGAGAGCTCGCTCAGCAAGTGCAGCAGGTAGCTGATGACTATGGCAAGTGCTCCAGGTTGAAGAGTACGTGCATTTATGGAGGTGCTCCTAAAGGTCCCCAGATTCGCGATCTGGAAAGAG GTGTGGAGATCTGCATAGCTACTCCTGGAAGACTGATAGATTTTCTGGAGTCAGGAAAGACAAACCTTCGCCGATGTACTTACCTTGTGCTGGATGAGGCTGACAGGATGCTTGATATGGGCTTTGAACCCCAGATCCGCAAAATTGTTGATCAAATCAGG CCCGATCGGCAGACACTGATGTGGAGTGCAACGTGGCCAAAGGAAGTGCGACAGCTTGCAGAGGACTTCCTCCGCGACTACACCCAGATCAACGTTGGCAACCTGGAGCTGAGCGCCAACCACAACATCCTTCAGATTGTGGATGTCTGCATGGAGAGTGAGAAAGACCACAA GCTGATTCAACTGATGGAGGAAATAATggctgaaaaggaaaacaagacaatAATCTTCGTGGAGACAAAGAGACGCTGTGATGACCTTACTCGCAGGATGCGCAGGGATGG TTGGCCTGCTATGTGTATCCATGGAGACAAGAGCCAGCCAGAAAGAGACTGGGTCCTTAATG AGTTTCGTTCTGGAAAGGCTCCCATTCTCATTGCCACAGATGTAGCCTCCCGTGGGCTAG ATGTGGAAGATGTCAAGTTTGTCATCAACTATGACTATCCTAACAGTTCAGAAGATTACGTGCACCGGATTGGCCGAACAGCCCGGAGCACCAACAAGGGCACTGCCTATACTTTCTTCACCCCAGGGAACCTAAAGCAGGCCCGAGAGCTGATCAAAGTGCTCGAAGAGGCCAATCAGGCCATCAACCCAAAGCTGATGCAGCTGGTGGACCACAGAGGTGGTGGCGGCGGAGGGG GAGGCCGATCTCGATACCGGACTACTTCTTCCGCCAACAACCCCAACCTGATGTACCAGGATGAATGTGACCGGAGGCTTCGAGGCGTCAAAGATGGTGGACGGAGAGACTCGGCGAGCTATCGGGATCGCAGTGAAACCGATAGAGCCAGCTATGCTAATGGCAGTGGCTATGGAAGTCCAAATTCTGCCTTTGGAGCCCAAGCAGGCCAATACACCTACAGTCAAGGCACCTATGGGGCGGCTGCCTATGGCACCAGTGGCTATACAGCCCAGGAATATGGTGCCGGCACGTACGGAGCGAGTAGCACCACCTCCGCTGGGAGAAGTTCTCAGAGCTCTAGCCAGCAGTTTAGTGCCATAGGCCGGTCTGGGCAGCAGCCACAGCCTCTGATGTCACAACAGTTTGCACAGCCTCCAGGAGCTACCAACATGATAGGTTACATGGGGCAGACAGCCTACCagtaccctccccctcccccaccccctcctccctcccggaAATGA
- the Kdelr3 gene encoding ER lumen protein-retaining receptor 3, translated as MNVFRILGDLSHLLAMILLLGKIWRSKSCAGISGKSQILFALVFTTRYLDLFTNFISIYNSVMKVVFLLCAYVTVYMIYGKFRKTFDAENDTFRLEFLLVPVIGLSFLENYSFTPLEILWTFSIYLESVAILPQLFMISKTGEAETITTHYLFFLGLYRLLYLANWIRRYQTENFYDQIAVVSGVVQTIFYCDFFYLYVTKVLKGKKLSLPMPI; from the exons ATGAACGTGTTCCGAATCCTCGGCGACCTGAGCCACCTCCTGGCCATGATTCTGCTCCTGGGGAAGATCTGGAGGTCCAAGAGCTGCGCGG GCATCTCTGGCAAGAGCCAGATCCTTTTTGCACTCGTCTTCACCACCAGGTACCTGGACCTCTTTACCAACTTCATATCCATCTACAACTCAGTGATGAAG gTGGTTTTTCTCCTCTGTGCCTATGTCACAGTGTACATGATCTATGGGAAATTTCGGAAGACATTTGACGCGGAGAATGACACATTCCGCCTAGAGTTTCTCCTGGTGCCAGTCATTGGCCTCTCCTTCCTGGAGAACTACAGCTTCACACCCCTGGAG ATCCTGTGGACTTTTTCAATCTACCTTGAGTCGGTAGCCATCCTGCCTCAGCTCTTCATGATCAGCAAAACAGGAGAGGCTGAGACCATCACCACCCATTACCTGTTCTTCCTGGGGCTCTACCGCCTGCTCTACCTGGCCAACTGGATTAGACGGTACCAGACAGAGAATTTCTATGACCAGATCGCAGTGGTGTCAGGAGTAGTGCAGACCATCTTCTACTGTGACTTCTTCTACTTGTATGTGACCAAAG TCCTTAAGGGAAAGAAGCTAAGTCTTCCAATGCCAATTTGA